DNA sequence from the Fusobacterium sp. SYSU M8D902 genome:
TCACCAAAAGAGAAGTTAAATCCTACAAAGATCTCCTTACTCCCCACTTTTTCCTTTAATATATCCACAAACTCTTCAGCTTTTAAGTCTGCAAACTCCTTTGAAAACTCCTGTAAAACTATACAATTCACTCCCATATCTTCTAATATATACACTTTTTCATCAATAGTATTTATATTTTTAGGAGCTTTTTTGCTATTTATAAGCTCCATTGGGTGGCTAGAAAATGTAAAAACTACTGCTTGTCCTCCATTTTTCTTAGCTCTATCTATTGCCATTTTTATAAGTTGTTGATGTCCATAGTGTACACCATCAAAAGTTCCTATTGCCACATAGCTATTTTCCAATTTTTCCTTTAATTCTAGTATATTTTTTACTATTTTTATTTTGCTCATACTTATTCCTCAATCTCTTCATTTTTTAGATTATTGTAAATTTCCTCTATTCTCCTAAATCTATTTCTAACTCCAGATTTTGAAATCCCTATCATTTCAGCTATCTCTTGAAGAGAGCTCTCTGGATTTTTTAATCTCACATATGCAATCTCTTCCAAAACAGGGCTAAGAGAGTTTAGCCCCATCTCCTTATCTATAAGTTTTATCATTTTTATCTGGTTATTCCCAGTATTTAAAGTCTTAGTTTCATTGGCTACTTCCCAGTTCATCTCTCTTATAGTCTTATTTTTTAAGTCTTTTATCATTGTAGTCTCTTCATATTTAAAGAAAGATTGAATAGAACCTATCATAACCATTATATCCATAATATCCTCTGAGTTTCTTATATAGACTAAAGGTTTGTTTCTTTTTAAAGTTTTAAATACCTTTTTCTTTTTAGAAAAAAGTATATTATAAAACTTATCTGCAGTCTCCTCATCATCCATAAAAAAATCTAGAGCATACTCCTTCTGTGGATCTTTTATATAACCGCAAGAGAGAAATATCCCCCTTATAAACCCCTTAAGTATCTCCTCACTTGCCAAAATCAATTTTTCACTAAAACTTCTCATTGTTTCAGTAAAATCTCTATATCCTCTCTGCTTAGGAATAAGTATTATATATACATTATGCTCTCCTAATCTCTTTGAAATAGAGTATTTAATCTCTATTCTTAAATCTGTTACCTCTTTTATGAATTTA
Encoded proteins:
- the whiA gene encoding DNA-binding protein WhiA — encoded protein: MSYTYNVKQEILENELVTEIEKKAELSAIFFSKNAFHKDKIELRLENLSLAKRVYKFIKEVTDLRIEIKYSISKRLGEHNVYIILIPKQRGYRDFTETMRSFSEKLILASEEILKGFIRGIFLSCGYIKDPQKEYALDFFMDDEETADKFYNILFSKKKKVFKTLKRNKPLVYIRNSEDIMDIMVMIGSIQSFFKYEETTMIKDLKNKTIREMNWEVANETKTLNTGNNQIKMIKLIDKEMGLNSLSPVLEEIAYVRLKNPESSLQEIAEMIGISKSGVRNRFRRIEEIYNNLKNEEIEE